In the genome of Leishmania braziliensis MHOM/BR/75/M2904 contig, possible fusion of chromosomes 20 and 34, one region contains:
- a CDS encoding putative centrin produces MNTSNRLSGPLRTTAPTAPGPSAAARRRFQLTEEQRQEIREAFELFDSDKNGLIDVHEMKVSMRALGFDAKREEVLQLMQDCAARDQNNQPLMDLPGFTDIMTEKFAQRDPRQEMVKAFQLFDENNTGKISLRSLRRVARELGENMSDEELQAMIDEFDVDQDGEINLEEFLAIMLEEDDY; encoded by the coding sequence ATGAACACCAGTAATCGCTTATCGGGGCCTTTGCGCACCACTGCGCCGACGGCACCAGGGCCatctgcggcggcgcgccgaCGCTTTCAGCTcaccgaggagcagcgccaggAGATCCGCGAGGCGTTTGAGCTATTCGACTCGGATAAAAACGGGCTTATCGATGTGCATGAGATGAAGGTGAGCATGCGTGCGCTCGGATTCGATGCAAAGcgggaggaggtgctgcagctcatgCAGGACTGCGCTGCCCGGGACCAGAACAACCAGCCGCTTATGGACTTACCGGGCTTCACAGATATCATGACCGAAAAGTTCGCACAACGCGACCCTCGACAGGAGATGGTGAAGGCGTTTCAGCTCTTCGACGAGAACAACACCGGGAAAATTTCCCTTCGCTCGCTGCGCCGTGTGGCTCGAGAGCTGGGCGAAAACATGAGCGATgaagagctgcaggcgatgaTTGACGAGTTCGACGTAGACCAAGATGGCGAGATCAACCTAGAAGAGTTTCTTGCCATTATGCTAGAAGAGGACGACTACTAG
- a CDS encoding putative dolichyl-P-Man:GDP-Man1GlcNAc2-PP-dolichyl alpha-1,3-mannosyltransferase — protein MQLVLLGFLYAFGAACLVNFFMMRVRIRATEMCTQRQKKVVEAYQKLYGSLSSPATEKEGEGDAPGLDASADPLSMEPLRVVFLHPDLGIGGAERLIIDAAVGLQKHQSIRLVEVVIVTNHHDRSRAFKETTDGTVRIVVCGSKLPASIFGRAKVLCATIRMGFAAFAVCWTFPNIDCFVVDQVAAAMPILNFCSGKTPILFYSHFPDQLCDPNRNPDGTFKGAVLGAGPWHKTYRGLFDQVEASSMNFATSIVCNSKFSRQVCIDTFPKLADKINEETDIFYPPVEMKVHGVSESALSESAALRELKEAVRGSVTFVSINRYERKKNIELAVEAFALLLSMDEFKSAEGKKPLMLVVAGGYDPRLEENVQYADELAALATAKLRIPASQVRYLKNISDDEKTVLLTEMRALVYTPSREHFGIVPVEAMAHSKPVVAIANGGPCESVGNVELEDPSQCGGLLSSPEPATFAEKMARFARDSVYAAQVGAQGRARVLERFSMKTFSTQLVKRLVRLRCEADKKLLAESIEFAKKEAASKVSKPSPKVKTA, from the coding sequence ATGCAGCTGGTGTTGCTAGGCTTCCTCTACGCCTTTGGGGCAGCGTGTCTCGTGAACTTCTTCATGATGCGCGTGCGCATCCGGGCCACGGAGATGTGCACTCAACGTCAGAAGAAGGTCGTTGAGGCTTACCAAAAGCTTTACGGGTCGTTGAGTAGTCCTGCGACGGAGAAGGAAGGCGAGGGGGACGCGCCTGGGCTCGATGCGTCAGCTGACCCGCTGTCCATGGAGCCGCTGCGCGTGGTCTTTCTTCACCCCGACCTCGGTATTGGTGGCGCGGAACGACTGATCATCGATGCTGCTGTTGGACTTCAGAAGCACCAATCCATCCGCCTCGTTGAGGTGGTCATCGTCACGAATCACCACGACCGCAGTCGAGCCTTCAAGGAGACGACAGACGGCACGGTGCGCATTGTGGTGTGCGGTAGCAAGCTGCCTGCTAGTATCTTCGGTCGTGCAAAGGTGCTGTGCGCCACAATTCGCATGGGCTTCGCCGCCTTCGCGGTATGCTGGACTTTCCCGAACATAGACTGCTTCGTTGTAGATCAGGTGGCCGCAGCGATGCCGATTCTCAACTTTTGCTCCGGTAAGACACCGATACTCTTCTACAGCCACTTCCCTGATCAGCTCTGTGACCCGAATCGCAATCCCGACGGGACCTTTAAAGGCGCCGTCTTGGGTGCCGGTCCGTGGCACAAGACCTACCGCGGACTCTTCGACCAAGTGGAGGCCTCTTCCATGAACTTTGCAACGAGCATCGTGTGCAACTCAAAGTTTTCGCGCCAGGTGTGCATCGACACGTTCCCAAAGCTGGCCGACAAGATTAATGAGGAGACTGATATCTTTTACCCGCCAGTGGAGATGAAGGTGCACGGGGTGTCAGAGAGTGCTCTCTCAGAGTCCGCAGCTTTGCGCGAGCTTAAGGAGGCCGTGAGGGGCTCCGTTACTTTTGTCTCCATCAACCGCTACGAGCGCAAGAAAAATATTGAACTCGCCGTTGAGGCCTTCGCGCTCCTGCTGTCGATGGACGAGTTCAAGAGCGCAGAGGGCAAGAAGCCGCTGATGCTGGTCGTCGCCGGCGGCTACGATCCTCGGTTGGAGGAGAACGTGCAGTACGCCGACGAGCTCGCCGCCCTGGCGACAGCGAAGCTGCGAATTCCAGCATCTCAGGTGCGCTACCTGAAGAACATTAGCGACGATGAGAAGACCGTACTACTGACTGAGATGCGAGCACTCGTGTACACGCCCTCTCGTGAGCACTTTGGCATTGTGCcggtggaggcgatggcGCACTCGAAGCCGGTTGTCGCCATCGCCAATGGTGGCCCGTGCGAAAGCGTCGGCAAcgtggagctggaggaccCATCGCAGTGCGGCGGACTTCTGTCTTCGCCAGAGCCAGCGACGTTTGCGGAGAAGATGGCACGCTTTGCGCGTGACTCAGTCTACGCAGCTCAGGTCGGTGCACAAGGTCGCGCCCGCGTCCTGGAGAGGTTCAGCATGAAGACCTTCAGCACACAGCTAGTGAAACGCCTTGTGCGCCTGCGGTGTGAGGCGGACAAGAAATTGTTGGCTGAGAGCATCGAGTTTGCCAAGAAGGAGGCCGCCTCCAAGGTCAGCAAACCTTCGCCAAAGGTGAAGACTGCCTAA
- a CDS encoding DNAj-like protein produces MSAALEMETEVISSSASSSPGMVEPTSDSRGAGTGAGDRSPELSLNTTTTNASFPAGPNNLNVNKVSGVRASMTDKLHGGSPVNYGGNGVTARFADPKDENGFGVFSRRPTGTSAAAAGSSQQQPSPIPTFAPHAGNGGGVSSGHVTRSTANASGASNTHPAVVEFSKSLSEKHLKCTLCGKVALDLVLIATQVSMACRRCALAVPGTHITELPRPLREVMRVIKAAAGMPEPTDDFVGDRRILRAKRPGQVSATQPNSNASGVKEEAESVASPSSLAAAAAAASVQTVLVELMDAETAERHQISATESSSRAEIMARKSAGSAVRTSSATTAGTPNGTTSRQYKLEADRKYENAEYIAALELYTKAIKMQPTDHQSNVKFLYGNRSAAHYMAQRYNECIEDCLEVVRLDPSSVKMLSRAARSACTMGDLKRAVEIMESTPKDRMTGDMEAELARYRSGLEAYRHAERCFGTSEGDEQYRMLVAQFSDTVPFRVRSAESLREQRQYMRAVEVLEALSYSTRTPAACRIMSECLYLSGFEYFERARKCVVDAAQLDDACNELLKKIDAVDDGKQKGNANFNKKSYGPAAEYYTIAIQAAADNDQVLRVLYCNRAAAFKELGRYREGVEDCTKTLLIDKEFYKAYARRARCHEHLGDHFAAVRDFKKAMEYDSTDRELARELRAAEQNLAKEAEREKDYYFQLGVSRTATEREIKLKYRELSLRWHPDKCIGLDEVERERAEHKFKIISEAHATLVDSVKRREYDTKLDRERFSRPGGFSFSATYSGSGSNDYYRGRHRAGGNGFW; encoded by the coding sequence ATGAGTGCTGCACTTGAAATGGAGACGGAGGTGATCTCTTCatcagcctcctcctcgcctggGATGGTTGAGCCGACCAGCGACTCGCGCGGCGCCGGCACCGGTGCGGGGGACCGCTCGCCAGAGCTGTCGCTGAACACGACAACCACCAACGCGAGCTTCCCGGCCGGACCGAACAACCTCAACGTCAACAAGGTCAGTGGCGTGCGAGCTAGCATGACTGACAAGCTACACGGCGGAAGTCCAGTCAATTACGGTGGCAACGGTGTAACAGCTCGATTCGCGGACCCAAAAGACGAGAACGGATTCGGCGTTTTCAGCCGCCGCCCGACCGGCACcagtgctgccgcggcgggATCTTCACAACAACAACCGAGCCCTATACCTACCTTTGCGCCACACgccggcaacggcggcggggTCAGCAGCGGACACGTGACGCGCAGTACGGCAAATGCGAGCGGTGCCAGCAATACGCAcccagcggtggtggaatTTTCCAAGAGCCTCTCCGAGAAGCATCTTAAGTGCACTTTGTGTGGCAAGGTCGCGTTAGATCTCGTGCTCATCGCGACACAGGTGTCGATGGCGTGCCGACGTTGTGCGCTAGCCGTGCCAGGGACCCACATCACAGAGCTGCCACGCCCGCTGAGAGAGGTGATGCGAGTGATCAAGGCTGCAGCCGGAATGCCTGAACCAACCGACGACTTCGTTGGCGACCGCCGTATTCTGCGCGCGAAGAGACCAGGTCAAGTCAGCGCCACGCAGCCAAACAGCAACGCATCGGGTGTGAAAGAGGAAGCGGAGTCTGTCGCTTCACCCAGCtcgctggctgctgctgcggcggcggcgtcagtGCAGACAGTCTTAGTAGAGTTGATGGATGCCGAGACGGCCGAGCGCCACCAAATCAGTGCAACGGAGTCTTCCAGCCGCGCTGAGATTATGGCGCGCAAGAGCGCTGGTAGCGCTGTACGAACCTCCTCGGCGACGACTGCAGGGACACCTAACGGCACCACGAGCCGGCAGTACAAACTGGAGGCAGATCGAAAGTACGAGAACGCGGAATACATCGCTGCGTTAGAGCTGTACACCAAGGCGATCAAGATGCAGCCGACCGATCATCAGTCGAACGTCAAGTTCCTCTACGGAAACCGTAGTGCTGCCCACTACATGGCGCAACGATACAACGAATGCATTGAGGACTGCCTTGAGGTTGTACGTCTGGATCCGAGCAGCGTGAAAATGCTGTCACGCGCCGCTCGCTCTGCGTGCACCATGGGAGATCTGAAACGTGCTGTGGAGATCATGGAAAGCACGCCGAAGGATCGCATGACTGGCGACATGGAGGCGGAGCTTGCCCGATACCGAAGTGGCCTCGAGGCGTACCGCCACGCCGAGCGCTGCTTCGGCACCTCGGAAGGCGACGAGCAGTACCGGATGCTGGTTGCTCAGTTCAGTGATACCGTGCCGTTCCGTGTTCGGAGTGCTGAGTCGCTGCGCGAGCAACGCCAATACATGCGCGCCGTAGAGGTGCTGGAGGCACTCTCGTACTCCACGCGCACCCCGGCCGCGTGCCGCATCATGAGCGAGTGCCTCTACCTCTCCGGCTTTGAGTACTTTGAGCGAGCGCGGAAATGTGTCGTGGACGCGGCCCAGCTGGACGACGCCTGCAACGAGCTTCTGAAGAAGATTGATGCTGTTGACGACGGCAAGCAGAAGGGCAACGCAAACTTCAACAAGAAGAGTTACGGCCCGGCGGCCGAGTACTACACGATCGCCATCCAGGCCGCAGCTGACAATGATCAAGTGCTGCGCGTGCTCTACTGCAACCGAGCTGCCGCGTTCAAGGAGTTGGGCCGCTACCGGGAGGGCGTCGAGGACTGCACCAAGACGTTGCTGATTGACAAGGAGTTCTACAAGGCGTATGCACGCCGTGCGCGCTGCCACGAGCACCTTGGCGATCACTTTGCCGCAGTGCGGGACTTCAAGAAGGCGATGGAGTACGACAGCACCGACCGCGAGCTGGCCCGGGAGCTGAGAGCAGCCGAGCAGAACCTGgccaaggaggcggagagggaaaaggacTATTATTTTCAATTAGGCGTCTCTCGCACCGCCACCGAGCGGGAGATCAAGCTCAAGTACCGCGAGCtctcgctgcggtggcacccGGACAAGTGCATTGGCCTGGACGAGGTTGAGCGCGAGCGGGCGGAGCATAAGTTCAAGATTATCAGTGAAGCGCACGCCACCTTGGTAGACAGCGTCAAGAGGCGTGAGTACGACACAAAGCTAGATCGTGAGCGTTTCTCCCGCCCTGGTGGGTTCAGTTTTTCTGCCACATACAGTGGAAGCGGCTCGAACGACTACTACCGCGGTCGTCACCGCGCCGGTGGCAACGGCTTTTGGTAG